A stretch of the Papaver somniferum cultivar HN1 chromosome 6, ASM357369v1, whole genome shotgun sequence genome encodes the following:
- the LOC113291006 gene encoding uncharacterized protein LOC113291006 — MKFQGTPSYIISKKLQNLKFFLKNWSKTTYGKISENKAQPTAQIDDLNAMEEFSTLSDTQFIERVELRAKLKQINLDNARKWLVRSMTQHFKEADANTKFFHSLANGRRRRNTIQKLIINGEDNFSLGDISDEISRYFYKLFQDDHTLRPQIEEKYFTKITDQESRSLEREITEDEDEAWKIIKNFKNNKSSGPDRYNMDLFKVV; from the coding sequence ATGAAGTTTCAAGGCACTCCCAGTTACATCATATCTAAGAAACTTCAGAATCTCAAGTTCTTCCTCAAAAATTGGAGCAAAACAACTTATGGAAAGATAAGTGAAAATAAAGCTCAACCGACAGCACAAATAGATGATCTAAATGCAATGGAAGAATTTAGTACTCTATCTGACACTCAATTCATTGAAAGAGTGGAATTGAGAGCTAAGCTGAAACAAATAAATCTGGATAATGCCAGAAAGTGGTTAGTCAGATCTATGACTCAACACTTTAAAGAAGCTGACGCGAACACTAAGTTCTTTCATTCTCTAGCtaatggaagaaggagaaggaacaCAATACAGAAGCTAATCATTAATGGGGAGGATAACTTTAGTCTAGGGGACATTAGTGATGAAATCTCCAGATACTTTTACAAGCTTTTTCAAGATGATCATACTCTTAGACCTCAaatagaagaaaaatatttcacaAAAATAACTGATCAAGAAAGTAGGTCGCTAGAAAGAGAgataactgaagatgaagatgaagcatGGAAAATAATCAAGAACTTCAAAAATAACAAGTCTTCAGGCCCAGATAGATACAACATGGACCTATTTAAGGTGGTATAG
- the LOC113285823 gene encoding probable galactinol--sucrose galactosyltransferase 2, with translation MVSSSLGTLQLNSSFSLFLSPNQRVYSNGSMRFHRIWKPSMCLGAKPTLRDGNLKINGNEVLTKVPDNVLVTPWTNGSAFVGATSKETSSRHVFTLGVLQDVRLLCLFRFKLWWMIPRVGNSGRDVPVETQMLLLEARPAEDCVQGSNGNTSYVLILPVLDGEFRTSLQGNSANELEFCVESGDPTIGTSQSQKAVSVNYGDNPFELVKESMKILEKHLGTFALRESKKMPGMLDWFGWCTWDAFYQEVNPQGIKEGLKSLSEGGTPARFLIVDDGWQDIDNEFQKDGEPVVEGSQFGGRLVSVRENSKFRTEGNEALKVAASGLKGFIADIKQNFGLKYVYVWHALMGYWGGVHPDMPETKKYNSKLINPTQSPGNLANMRDLSMDCMEKYGVGVIDPDKISEFYDDQHSYLVSQDVDGVKVDVQNILETIATGLGGRVSLTRQFQQALEKSIAANFQDNSIICCMGQSTDSVYHSKRSAITRASDDYWPKDPTKQTLHIAAVSFNSIFLGEVVVPDWDMFYSKHYAAEFHAVARAVGGCGVYISDKPRQHDFTVLKKLVLPDGSILRAKYPGRPTQDCLFTDPVMDGKSLLKIWNLNNYSGVLGVFNCQGAGTWPCMDDSTTVQSDTSHELTGQISPSDVEYFEEVSGDSCTDFSAVFSFNTRSLSRLPKKESLDVTLKILQCNIFTISPIKVYCQNFEFAPIGLIDMYNSGGAIGTMNFFSDPPKGRINIEGRGSGRFGAYASAQPKMCTLNSEEVDFEYKGDDNFLTLSVPHGISSWDISIYL, from the exons ATGGTTTCTTCGTCTTTAGGGACTCTGCAACTAAACTCTAGCTTTTCTCTTTTTCTATCCCCAAATCAAAGGGTTTACTCAAATGGGTCCATGCGTTTTCACAGGATATGGAAACCATCTATGTGTTTAGGTGCAAAACCCACTTTAAGAGATGGGAACTTAAAGATTAATGGTAATGAAGTACTGACAAAGGTGCCGGACAATGTACTTGTAACACCGTGGACTAATGGTTCGGCGTTTGTGGGTGCGACGTCCAAAGAGACTAGTAGTAGGCATGTCTTCACGCTTGGAGTTCTTCA GGATGTCAGATTATTGTGTTTGTTCCGGTTTAAACTTTGGTGGATGATACCACGAGTAGGGAATTCAGGGAGAGATGTGCCTGTTGAGACGCAGATGTTGCTCTTAGAAGCCAGACCAGCAGAGGACTGTGTTCAAGGATCTAATGGGAACACATCCTATGTATTAATTTTACCTGTGTTAGATGGTGAATTCAGAACTAGCTTGCAGGGAAACTCTGCCAACGAGCTCGAGTTTTGTGTGGAAAGTG GTGACCCAACTATAGGTACATCTCAATCTCAGAAAGCAGTTTCTGTGAATTATGGTGATAATCCATTTGAGCTGGTGAAGGAATCTATGAA GATATTAGAGAAGCACTTGGGAACCTTTGCTCTCCGTGAATCTAAGAAG ATGCCTGGAATGTTAGACTGGTTCGGTTGGTGCACCTGGGATGCTTTCTATCAAGAAGTTAACCCTCAGGGAATTAAAGAAGGACTGAAAAG CTTATCTGAGGGAGGCACTCCAGCGAGATTTTTAATTGTAGATGATGGGTGGCAAGATATAGATAATGAGTTCCAAAAGGATGGTGAACCAGTGGTTGAGGGATCCCA ATTTGGAGGCAGATTGGTCAGCGTGAGAGAAAATAGTAAATTTCGTACAGAAGGAAATGAAGCTCTTAAGGTGGCAGCAAGTGGTCTGAAGGGTTTTATTGCAGACATTAAACAGAACTTCGGCTTGAA GTATGTGTATGTATGGCATGCACTGATGGGGTACTGGGGAGGAGTTCATCCAGACATGCCAGAAACTAAGAAATACAACTCAAAGCTTATCAATCCTACTCAATCACCTGGAAATTTAGCAAACATGAGGGATTTATCAATGGATTGCATGGAGAAGTATGGTGTCGGTGTGATCGATCCAGATAAAATATCTGAATTTTATGACGACCAGCACAGCTATCTTGTTTCACAGGATGTAGATGGGGTTAAGGTTGATGTACAAAACATACTAGAAACCATTGCGACTGGTTTAGGAGGTAGAGTTTCTCTCACACGACAGTTCCAGCAAGCGCTTGAGAAATCAATAGCTGCAAACTTCCAAGACAACAGTATAATTTGCTGCATGGGTCAGAGTACAGATTCTGTTTATCA CTCGAAAAGAAGTGCTATTACTAGAGCATCTGATGATTACTGGCCAAAAGAcccaacaaaacagacattgcACATTGCTGCTGTATCTTTTAACAGCATCTTTCTTGGTGAAGTGGTGGTTCCTGACTGGGATATGTTCTAT AGCAAGCATTATGCAGCTGAATTCCATGCAGTTGCTAGAGCTGTGGGGGGTTGCGGAGTTTATATTAG CGATAAACCTCGGCAGCATGACTTCACAGTACTTAAGAAACTTGTACTCCCCGATGGGTCAATTCTTAGAGCTAAATACCCAGGGAGACCAACCCAAGATTGTTTATTCACTGACCCTGTTATGGATGGAAAGAG TCTTCTGAAGATTTGGAACCTGAATAATTACTCTGGAGTTCTGGGCGTATTCAACTGCCAAGGAGCTGGAACATGGCCTTGCATGGATGATTCTACCACTGTTCAGAGTGATACTAGTCATGAATTAACAGGGCAGATCAGTCCCAGTGATGTCGAGTATTTTGAAGAAGTTTCTGGGGATTCATGTACAGATTTCAGTGCCGTGTTTTCATTCAACACAA GATCTCTTTCAAGATTGCCAAAGAAAGAATCTCTGGATGTGACGTTGAAGATCTTGCAATGCAATATTTTTACGATATCTCCAatcaag GTTTACTGTCAAAATTTCGAGTTTGCACCCATTGGGTTAATAGATATGTACAATTCTGGGGGAGCAATTGGAACAATGAATTTCTTCAGTGATCCACCAAAAGGTAGAATTAACATTGAAGGGAGAGGTTCGGGTCGTTTTGGAGCGTATGCAAGCGCACAACCAAAGATGTGCACTCTAAACTCTGAAGAAGTAGACTTCGAATACAAAGGTGACGATAACTTCTTAACATTATCAGTTCCTCACGGCATCAGTTCCTGGGATATTTCTATTTACTTATGA